A single window of Selenomonas sputigena DNA harbors:
- the cas5c gene encoding type I-C CRISPR-associated protein Cas5c has translation MAYGVRLEVWGEAACFTRPELKAERFSYAVMTPSAARGVLEAVFWHPGLHWVVDRIYVLAKTQFTNVRRNELKAKIPARTVKAFAEKERGELYQSTKEDIQQRAATILKEPHYIIEAHFEMTEKASASDNEGKFREMFCRRARKGQCYHAPYLGCREFPARFRLYEEAELPSTNGETKDLGFMLYDIDYSDPKNLRPMFFQAQLVDGVLDLRDCEVYR, from the coding sequence ATGGCCTATGGCGTTCGCCTTGAGGTTTGGGGCGAAGCGGCGTGCTTCACGCGACCGGAATTGAAGGCGGAGCGCTTTTCCTACGCCGTCATGACGCCGAGCGCGGCGAGGGGTGTCTTAGAAGCCGTCTTCTGGCATCCCGGCTTGCATTGGGTGGTTGATCGCATCTATGTCCTCGCCAAGACACAATTCACGAATGTCCGCCGCAATGAGCTCAAGGCAAAGATTCCTGCGCGTACGGTGAAGGCTTTTGCGGAGAAAGAGCGTGGGGAACTCTATCAGTCCACGAAGGAGGATATCCAGCAGCGTGCCGCCACTATCTTGAAGGAGCCGCATTACATCATTGAAGCGCATTTCGAGATGACGGAGAAGGCATCGGCATCGGACAACGAGGGAAAATTCCGTGAGATGTTCTGCCGACGCGCGCGCAAGGGACAGTGCTATCATGCACCGTATTTGGGCTGCCGCGAGTTTCCCGCGCGCTTCCGGCTGTACGAGGAAGCGGAGCTTCCGTCGACAAATGGGGAAACGAAAGATCTGGGCTTCATGCTCTATGATATCGACTACTCGGATCCCAAGAATCTTCGGCCGATGTTTTTCCAAGCACAGCTTGTGGACGGCGTGCTCGACCTTAGGGATTGTGAGGTGTATCGCTGA
- the cas8c gene encoding type I-C CRISPR-associated protein Cas8c/Csd1 gives MLQALVERYETECKEGRLPRDGWEKRNVSFALLLSKEGELLQVLPLIQKVLRGKKEVDRPQELIVPAGETRTVGIAPFFLCDNSSYFLGADMKGKPKRTAECFAAAKALHEEILDGAGSDAARAVIAFFGHWQGGESMVRTHPALAPYADEIIAGANLVFRVASTFVHEEPAVREAWETHLDASGAEEKRRCLVTGTLAPIAVKHPALKGVSGAQATGAMLVSFNANAYESYGHDGEQGGNAPVSKKAAFAYGTALNALLADREHTKIIGDTTMVYWAEEESEAAQDLLCGMLFGDEDKMTDDLLDSVLKKVQAGAAIDYEGVAISYANPFYILGLAPNAARLSVRFFLQGSFGDFLRNLALHMEQMKIVRPSWETRGNVPLWELLRETVNPNAKVKMASPIMAGAMLRAVLTGSKYPVSVFQNILLRIHAEQGERKINARRAGFLKAYLMRNRGRKIAVALDENSTDVAYLLGRWFAVLEEVQEKANPEIKATIRDRFFDSACGTPAHVFPMLQKLALHHLKKLETVPRVYLDKKLSEIMGKLNAKDMPRHLPLEEQGVFILGYYHQKQKRYEKKEEK, from the coding sequence ATGCTCCAAGCACTGGTTGAAAGATATGAGACGGAGTGCAAAGAGGGACGGTTGCCCAGAGATGGTTGGGAGAAGCGTAATGTTTCCTTTGCGCTCTTGCTTTCCAAAGAAGGAGAATTGCTTCAAGTATTGCCGCTCATCCAGAAGGTTTTGCGCGGCAAGAAGGAAGTGGATCGACCGCAGGAACTTATTGTTCCGGCAGGAGAAACGAGGACGGTTGGCATAGCCCCGTTTTTCCTTTGTGATAATTCGTCGTATTTTTTAGGCGCCGATATGAAAGGAAAGCCCAAGCGTACAGCAGAATGTTTTGCGGCTGCGAAGGCCCTGCACGAGGAGATCCTGGATGGTGCGGGGTCGGACGCTGCTCGCGCTGTCATCGCTTTTTTCGGGCACTGGCAGGGCGGTGAATCGATGGTGCGCACGCATCCGGCCCTCGCCCCCTATGCCGATGAGATTATTGCCGGGGCGAATCTCGTATTCCGTGTGGCGAGCACCTTCGTGCACGAAGAGCCGGCCGTGCGTGAGGCTTGGGAAACGCATCTCGATGCGAGCGGCGCTGAGGAAAAACGCCGCTGCCTCGTGACGGGCACATTGGCGCCGATCGCCGTCAAGCATCCGGCGCTCAAAGGAGTCAGCGGCGCCCAAGCAACGGGAGCCATGCTCGTCTCCTTCAATGCCAATGCCTACGAATCCTACGGTCACGACGGCGAGCAGGGCGGCAATGCTCCCGTGTCGAAGAAGGCGGCGTTTGCCTACGGCACGGCGCTCAATGCCCTGCTTGCTGATCGCGAGCATACGAAGATCATAGGCGACACGACGATGGTCTATTGGGCCGAGGAGGAGAGCGAGGCGGCACAAGACTTGCTTTGCGGCATGCTTTTCGGCGATGAAGATAAGATGACCGATGATCTGCTGGATTCCGTGCTGAAAAAGGTGCAGGCAGGGGCGGCTATCGACTACGAGGGCGTGGCAATCTCCTATGCCAATCCTTTTTATATCCTGGGTCTGGCGCCCAATGCGGCGCGGCTTTCCGTACGCTTCTTCCTGCAAGGATCTTTCGGAGATTTCTTGAGGAATCTCGCCCTGCACATGGAGCAGATGAAGATTGTCCGCCCGAGCTGGGAGACGCGCGGCAATGTGCCATTGTGGGAGCTCCTGCGCGAAACGGTGAATCCCAACGCCAAGGTGAAGATGGCTTCTCCCATCATGGCAGGAGCTATGCTGCGAGCCGTTTTGACCGGCAGCAAGTATCCTGTGTCCGTATTCCAAAACATTTTGCTGCGCATTCATGCAGAGCAGGGGGAGCGGAAAATCAATGCAAGGCGCGCCGGCTTTTTGAAAGCATATTTGATGCGAAATCGAGGGAGGAAGATCGCTGTGGCATTAGATGAAAACTCGACCGATGTTGCTTATTTGCTCGGACGCTGGTTCGCCGTTTTGGAAGAGGTGCAGGAGAAGGCGAATCCTGAGATCAAGGCGACGATTCGCGACCGTTTCTTTGATTCTGCCTGTGGAACGCCGGCGCATGTGTTCCCGATGCTGCAGAAGCTCGCGCTTCATCACTTGAAAAAGTTGGAGACGGTTCCCAGAGTCTATTTGGACAAGAAGCTGTCGGAGATCATGGGAAAGCTGAATGCCAAGGATATGCCGCGTCATTTGCCGCTTGAGGAGCAGGGTGTATTCATCCTTGGTTACTATCATCAGAAGCAGAAGCGGTACGAAAAGAAGGAGGAAAAGTAA